In one Pasteuria penetrans genomic region, the following are encoded:
- a CDS encoding collagen-like triple helix repeat-containing protein: protein MSNHKSSHCPCCPCCPTGPTGPTRPTGPTGPTGPTRPTGPTGPTCICPPGPTGPPGPQGAQGIQGPPGAQGIQGPAGTPGPAGPAGTPGPAGTPGTQGIQGPPGPAGPAGPAGAAGSPGTPGPAGPAGPAGAAGSPGTPGSPGTPGPAGPAGPAGPAGTPGTPGSPGTPGPAGPAGPAGTPGTPGAAGSPGTPGPAGPAGPAGPAGTPGTPGPAGPQGTPGAPGPAGPQGTTGAPGPAGPQGTTGAAGPTGPQGTTGPQGTQGTQGPQGIQGTQGPVGPQGATGATGPGLNTSMTIVAGGGADTQFITPTPEGATGTAVTLETGNGQRYGSGDIQLIGTTDILLPSTGTYLMSFHIDANYTSAAGAPVAGAYGSYVAYFRQFTTDFFFNQIVAFWVGPALVNDAFDSSISNTVLGCVSDIPPHGLNNHIRLEIRFSSFGTTPVNLAVQLPSTMVTIIKYADSICQPY, encoded by the coding sequence ATGTCCAACCATAAGTCCTCACACTGCCCATGCTGTCCGTGCTGTCCAACGGGTCCAACAGGTCCAACACGCCCAACAGGTCCAACAGGTCCAACGGGTCCAACACGCCCAACAGGTCCAACAGGTCCAACATGTATATGCCCTCCAGGGCCAACAGGACCGCCAGGACCACAAGGAGCACAGGGAATACAAGGACCACCAGGAGCACAGGGAATACAAGGACCAGCGGGAACACCAGGACCAGCGGGTCCAGCAGGAACACCAGGACCAGCAGGAACACCAGGAACACAGGGAATACAAGGACCACCAGGACCAGCGGGTCCAGCAGGTCCAGCAGGAGCAGCAGGATCGCCAGGAACACCAGGACCAGCGGGTCCAGCAGGACCAGCAGGAGCAGCAGGATCGCCAGGGACACCAGGATCGCCGGGGACACCAGGACCAGCGGGTCCAGCAGGGCCAGCAGGGCCAGCAGGAACACCAGGAACACCAGGATCGCCGGGGACACCAGGACCAGCGGGTCCAGCAGGGCCAGCAGGAACACCAGGAACACCAGGAGCAGCAGGATCGCCAGGGACACCAGGACCAGCAGGGCCAGCAGGGCCAGCAGGGCCAGCAGGAACACCAGGAACACCAGGTCCGGCGGGACCACAAGGGACACCAGGAGCCCCAGGTCCGGCGGGACCACAAGGCACAACAGGAGCCCCAGGCCCGGCGGGACCACAAGGCACAACAGGAGCAGCAGGTCCAACAGGACCACAAGGCACAACAGGACCACAAGGCACACAAGGTACACAAGGACCACAAGGGATACAGGGCACACAAGGACCCGTGGGGCCCCAAGGTGCTACGGGTGCCACCGGGCCTGGTTTGAATACGAGTATGACCATAGTAGCTGGAGGAGGTGCCGACACCCAATTCATCACCCCTACCCCCGAAGGAGCTACCGGTACTGCTGTAACTCTTGAAACCGGTAACGGCCAAAGATACGGAAGCGGGGATATACAACTCATTGGAACCACAGATATCCTACTACCGAGTACCGGAACCTATTTAATGTCCTTTCACATAGATGCTAACTACACCAGTGCTGCCGGTGCTCCTGTCGCCGGTGCTTACGGCAGTTATGTAGCCTATTTCCGGCAGTTCACCACAGATTTTTTCTTCAATCAAATCGTTGCGTTCTGGGTTGGCCCCGCTCTAGTTAACGATGCATTTGATTCTTCTATAAGCAACACAGTTCTGGGTTGTGTCAGTGATATTCCACCACATGGACTTAACAACCACATTCGTCTTGAGATACGATTTAGCAGCTTTGGAACAACACCGGTCAATCTTGCGGTACAACTTCCGTCCACCATGGTCACGATCATAAAATACGCCGACAGTATTTGCCAACCTTATTGA
- a CDS encoding metal ABC transporter substrate-binding protein: MGMAMHSFPFSGIGTRRNFFILLLFLLPWTLGCDRPGSERSLAPAQGLRVVVTSFPLEYFVKGVGGDLVSVENMLGAGGDPHHIEPTLRNRAHLARAQLVVYEGADPSVRRLIDVVRSEQKGTHWLDLALWEDRGDGADEVDAGRTHRWLDPHEAKVMVEQIGSVLSRMDPAHQSSYVRNVRDLQQRLELLRQRYDQVLSQARQKTLAVVHDGFRVLARRYGLRYVSVLEAHHEYQEPSPRRLQDLMATLRAQGVRTLFTQPGVEQGIAHRIGDALGAQILPLHAMESSTQEERQQGYFYWMERNLNQLAKGFGVSYG; this comes from the coding sequence ATGGGTATGGCTATGCATTCTTTCCCTTTTTCAGGGATAGGGACGAGAAGGAATTTTTTTATTCTACTTTTGTTTCTCTTGCCGTGGACCCTCGGCTGCGACCGTCCGGGATCGGAGCGTTCCCTGGCGCCTGCACAGGGTCTGCGGGTCGTTGTCACCTCCTTCCCCCTGGAATACTTTGTGAAGGGGGTTGGGGGCGATTTGGTTTCCGTGGAGAACATGTTGGGGGCAGGTGGGGATCCCCATCATATCGAGCCTACCTTGCGGAATCGGGCCCACCTGGCTCGAGCTCAGTTGGTGGTCTATGAAGGGGCGGATCCTTCCGTCCGTCGTTTGATCGATGTCGTTCGGTCGGAACAGAAGGGCACCCATTGGCTCGACCTTGCCTTGTGGGAGGATAGGGGTGATGGGGCGGATGAAGTCGATGCGGGTCGTACCCATCGTTGGCTGGATCCCCATGAGGCCAAGGTGATGGTGGAACAGATAGGTTCTGTTTTGTCTCGTATGGATCCAGCCCATCAGTCCTCCTACGTTCGGAATGTCAGGGATCTCCAGCAACGTCTGGAATTGTTGCGCCAGCGATACGATCAGGTGCTCTCGCAGGCCCGGCAGAAAACGTTGGCGGTGGTGCACGATGGTTTTCGCGTTCTAGCGCGCCGCTATGGTCTACGGTATGTGTCCGTGTTGGAGGCGCACCATGAGTATCAAGAGCCCTCTCCTCGTCGTTTGCAGGACCTTATGGCTACCTTACGGGCCCAGGGTGTGAGAACCCTGTTCACCCAGCCGGGGGTGGAACAGGGAATCGCCCATAGGATTGGCGATGCCCTTGGGGCACAAATTCTTCCCTTGCATGCGATGGAAAGTAGTACACAGGAGGAACGTCAACAGGGTTACTTTTATTGGATGGAACGCAACCTGAATCAATTAGCGAAGGGTTTCGGGGTATCCTACGGATAA
- the serS gene encoding serine--tRNA ligase, whose product MLDIKSVRKDEGELRRRFLSRGLATEVWDQLIAIDHQKLRQQQEVEQLRHRRRQLSESIAARHDLREELAGEIKEVSHSLRIQESVLRETEESWLGQMLSLPNLPDASVPMGRDAADNVVVRTWGQPPTDAKEPHWEMGARLGWIDTERAAKVTGARFAFTVGVGARLERVLAQWMLDVHTRDHGYKEIAPPFIVHERSLLGTGNFPKFREDVFRIGEMDHYLLPTAEVPITNYHRESILTELPCRYVAYTPCFRSEAGAAGRDTKGLIRLHQFQKVELVQFVDPDASGSALEEMTSHAERILQLLELPYRVVSLCTGDLGFSAAKTYDLEVWLPSAGTYCEVSSCSNCKGFQARRAGIRFRSHEREKSVHVHTLNGSALPIGRTMASFLECHSRSDGSIYIPPVLRPYWDGQSFLRPPL is encoded by the coding sequence TTGTTAGATATCAAATCTGTGCGTAAGGATGAGGGGGAATTGAGGCGGCGTTTCCTCAGTCGGGGTCTTGCTACCGAGGTTTGGGATCAATTGATTGCGATCGATCATCAGAAATTGCGACAGCAGCAGGAGGTGGAACAATTACGACACAGGAGACGGCAACTCTCCGAGTCCATTGCGGCCCGTCATGATCTGCGGGAGGAGCTGGCGGGTGAGATCAAGGAGGTTTCCCATTCGTTGCGGATTCAGGAGAGTGTACTACGGGAAACCGAAGAGTCTTGGCTTGGGCAGATGCTCTCCCTTCCTAATCTACCGGATGCGAGTGTACCAATGGGTCGGGACGCGGCGGATAATGTTGTGGTTCGTACCTGGGGCCAGCCTCCCACTGATGCGAAGGAGCCGCATTGGGAGATGGGTGCGCGTCTCGGTTGGATTGACACGGAGAGAGCCGCTAAGGTAACAGGGGCTCGGTTTGCGTTTACCGTGGGTGTAGGGGCGCGTTTGGAGCGTGTTTTGGCACAATGGATGTTGGATGTACATACAAGGGATCATGGTTATAAAGAAATAGCTCCCCCTTTTATTGTCCACGAACGGTCGTTGTTGGGTACAGGCAATTTTCCTAAATTTCGTGAGGATGTTTTTCGGATTGGGGAAATGGATCATTATCTTCTCCCCACGGCAGAGGTACCCATAACGAATTACCACCGGGAATCCATTCTGACGGAACTCCCTTGTCGTTATGTAGCTTATACACCCTGTTTTCGCTCGGAGGCGGGGGCTGCGGGTCGTGATACTAAGGGTTTGATTCGTTTGCATCAATTCCAGAAGGTAGAGCTTGTTCAATTTGTGGATCCTGATGCTTCTGGGTCGGCTTTGGAGGAGATGACCTCCCATGCCGAGAGGATTTTGCAATTGCTGGAATTGCCCTATCGCGTTGTTTCCTTGTGTACAGGGGACCTCGGTTTTTCTGCTGCTAAAACCTATGATTTAGAGGTATGGTTGCCCAGTGCGGGTACCTACTGTGAGGTTTCCTCCTGTAGTAATTGCAAGGGATTTCAGGCGCGTCGGGCAGGGATTCGTTTCCGTTCCCATGAGAGGGAAAAATCTGTTCATGTGCATACACTCAATGGTTCTGCTTTACCTATTGGGAGGACCATGGCTTCCTTTCTCGAATGTCATAGTCGTTCTGATGGCTCTATTTATATTCCCCCTGTCCTACGGCCCTATTGGGATGGTCAGTCTTTCCTGCGCCCTCCTTTGTAA
- the pdxT gene encoding pyridoxal 5'-phosphate synthase glutaminase subunit PdxT, giving the protein MGFQGAIREHAESLYRVGVGRDKVVIIKQPSQLKDVAALILPGGESTTIGNFLGFRRFRFALEKWYGRGRPIFATCAGLILLSRSSVGSVSVPSLGWLDVTVRRNAFGRQVDSFEALCTLRGERIVGENVPAIFIRAPIVESVGEGVEIIARVRGAIVAVMQKGILATSFHPELTEDLRLHQWFVGEAMKEQGEVGGCTGKGEDSC; this is encoded by the coding sequence TTGGGTTTCCAGGGAGCGATCCGTGAGCATGCTGAGTCCTTATACCGTGTAGGGGTTGGAAGAGATAAGGTTGTGATCATCAAACAACCGTCTCAGTTGAAAGATGTGGCGGCGTTGATTCTCCCTGGGGGGGAGTCCACTACGATCGGGAACTTCCTCGGTTTTCGCCGCTTTCGTTTTGCCTTGGAGAAATGGTATGGCAGGGGGAGGCCTATTTTTGCTACTTGCGCGGGTCTCATCCTACTCAGTCGTTCTTCTGTTGGTTCCGTTTCTGTCCCCTCGTTGGGTTGGTTGGATGTGACCGTGCGTCGCAATGCTTTTGGACGTCAGGTGGATAGTTTCGAGGCACTTTGTACCTTGAGGGGGGAACGTATCGTGGGGGAGAATGTTCCCGCAATCTTCATTCGCGCCCCCATTGTGGAATCGGTGGGGGAAGGGGTTGAGATCATAGCTCGTGTTCGTGGTGCCATTGTGGCCGTTATGCAGAAGGGAATCCTGGCTACTTCCTTTCATCCTGAGTTGACGGAAGACCTTCGTTTGCACCAGTGGTTCGTGGGGGAGGCAATGAAGGAACAGGGCGAAGTAGGAGGATGTACAGGTAAGGGGGAGGATTCTTGTTAG
- the pdxS gene encoding pyridoxal 5'-phosphate synthase lyase subunit PdxS has translation MSGNAEEHRTGTQRVKRGMASMLKSGVIMDVVHEDQARIAEDAGAVAVMALERVPADIRAAGGVARMADPSRIEKIQKSVTIPVMAKVRIGHFMEAHVLQALGVDYIDESEVLTPADDEFHIDKKRFTVPFVCGARDLGEALRRVSEGAAMLRTKGEPGTGNIVEAVRHLRRIQDQVRSLQGRTEERLVHRSREWGVPYELLLEVQHTGRLPVVNFAAGGVATPADAALLMALGADGVFVGSGIFKSDNPAAFAKAIVKATMDHEDYTSLLDASKSLGTAMSGLHV, from the coding sequence ATGTCGGGGAATGCGGAAGAACATAGGACCGGAACGCAGCGTGTCAAGCGGGGTATGGCATCTATGTTGAAGTCAGGTGTGATTATGGATGTGGTCCACGAGGATCAAGCCCGCATTGCGGAGGATGCTGGGGCGGTGGCTGTGATGGCCCTCGAGCGTGTACCTGCGGATATCCGGGCTGCGGGTGGAGTGGCCCGTATGGCGGATCCGAGTCGGATCGAGAAAATTCAAAAATCCGTTACGATTCCTGTGATGGCTAAGGTTCGGATCGGTCATTTTATGGAGGCCCATGTGTTGCAGGCTCTTGGGGTAGACTATATCGACGAGAGTGAAGTTCTGACTCCTGCTGATGATGAATTCCACATAGACAAAAAGAGATTTACCGTTCCCTTTGTTTGTGGCGCGCGTGATTTGGGGGAGGCCTTACGTCGTGTCTCCGAAGGGGCTGCCATGCTTCGTACGAAGGGGGAGCCTGGAACGGGAAATATTGTCGAGGCCGTTCGTCATTTACGGCGTATTCAGGACCAGGTTCGTTCCCTTCAGGGTAGGACTGAGGAAAGGTTGGTACATAGGTCTCGGGAGTGGGGGGTTCCCTATGAGTTGTTGCTCGAGGTTCAGCACACGGGTCGTTTGCCCGTTGTCAATTTTGCCGCGGGTGGTGTAGCCACACCTGCCGACGCGGCCTTGCTGATGGCCTTGGGGGCTGATGGTGTTTTTGTAGGTTCGGGTATCTTCAAATCCGACAATCCAGCTGCCTTCGCCAAGGCCATTGTGAAAGCGACCATGGACCATGAAGACTATACCTCCCTTTTGGATGCAAGTAAAAGTTTGGGTACGGCTATGAGTGGCCTTCATGTGTAG